The genomic window GTCAGGGTGTTACCAACAGTCGTGTCGCCAAAGTCAATGGCGTTGGTGCTCTCATCTGCAATATCAACTGTGCCATTGAGAACTTCAATTTCTGGAGTAGGGATGGTGCTGCGGGGGGCTTCATATGCACCAATATCAGTCCCTACAATGCCATTACCATCGCCATCCTGGGGAATAGTTTTAGTGATGCTATTGAAGGCATTGGAACCAGTATCAATCGCAGGACTTCCAAGTTGGAGCCGAAAGTCACCATTTGCTGCATCAACAAACAACGGGTCTTTGTTTAAAATATTTCCTGATCCTGGGGCAACAAATGCTCCGTTGTAAGCAAGGTTATTGTTAAATGAAACATTACTAGAAGAATTGATGGAAGCGGTAGATCCTCCTGTGCTTGCATACATAATATTGTTATAGACCCGAACATTTTTAGCACCGTTAAGAAAAATTTCTCCGTCTGGGATTATTCGTGAGTTGTGGTAAGTTGTATTATTTACAATATCTACAGGGTTTTCTCCTCTGAAAATCTGAATAGCTGCCCCACCATTGTTGTAAATTAAGTTTTTGCTGATTAAGGCTTTCCCCTGGTATGCAACATTTCCAATATAAGAAGTGTCAAGCATTATTCCATGACCCTCAGTTATTTTTCCTGCTTGATACCAAGGGACTAATTGTTTATTATCAAAAGAAGTATTTCCTTGGACAATTACTTTGTAATCTTTTACATTATTATCTGAGTTCCAAAGATGCCCTAATGTGATTCCTTGAGTTCCGTAGGGTGAATACCAAGAGGTTCCAGAAACGATATTGTTTTTTATTGTAATATAATCAGCTTCTCCTGCACCAATCCCGCCTCCTGGAAACTTAGAAATCTTGTTATTAATAAGTGTGATATGGTGTGACCGTTGAGTTGGACTACTCTTGTTAATACTAATACCACTACCAGATGTTGCTGGGTTATTCAAATTGTCTTTTTGTTGGAGCGCATATTCTAATGTAATTTCATCTCGTGCTCCTACCAATGTTAAGCCTTCAATTACTACGTATGAAGAGCCTGTAATTGATATAGCATTCCAATTGTTGCTGTGTGCTTCTATAACAGGTGTGTGTCCAGGATATGCAATAAATGTGATCGGCGCATCAGCCCTACCCTGCTTATTTCCAATACTCAGGATATTAGCAGAAGATGAGGTGTAAGTACCATTCATGACGTAGACGGTATCACCTGCCTGCACCAAGTCTGCGGCTTTTTGGAGGGTGCGAAATGCGGCTCCTTCCTTCAAGCCATTATTTTTTTTATCATCGCCTGTTCCAGAAACGTAGTATGTTTTGCCAGCCATAGGTTTACTCCGAATATATGTAAGGGGAATTGGTAGTACACTCTCAGCAACAAACTCAGTTGCTAAGTAGTTATTTGAATGGGTTATCTGTCTGGACTATTCAGGACAGTCACAACTGTCCGATCGCGACTTGAAATCGCACCGATCTTAAAAACGCTGTTGTCAAACTGAAAAATTTTTATCCTGTCAACCGTTGATGGTTAAACCAGGGGTATCGATACCGTCAATCGTCAGGGTTTTGTTGAGGGTAATCGGAGGATTAGCACGTAGACATTCAATGTGGAGCCGGAGAAGTTTCCTGTCTTCTTTGAGCTTATTGTTAGACATCCAATGATTGTCACGGCTGAAGTCGAATTGAATCGGATCTTCATCTGTAGCAGCTGCGTAGGCGTAGCCCGTCGTAGACATCGCTGCTCTTTGCAAAACAGCTTTGCTATCTGCTATATTCGATACGGTAATCATATTTGGAATGTTAATTCCTCTGAACTTTATCCGTTGTCTGAAGTCACGAGGTTGCCAAATCGACATAGTAAAATGCACCCCTGGCTAATAACTAGGGACTTAAAGTTACAGTAGTCAAAGCTTAATTTGTTGAAACTTTAGTAGGTTGACC from Nostoc sp. UHCC 0926 includes these protein-coding regions:
- a CDS encoding choice-of-anchor D domain-containing protein, with product MAGKTYYVSGTGDDKKNNGLKEGAAFRTLQKAADLVQAGDTVYVMNGTYTSSSANILSIGNKQGRADAPITFIAYPGHTPVIEAHSNNWNAISITGSSYVVIEGLTLVGARDEITLEYALQQKDNLNNPATSGSGISINKSSPTQRSHHITLINNKISKFPGGGIGAGEADYITIKNNIVSGTSWYSPYGTQGITLGHLWNSDNNVKDYKVIVQGNTSFDNKQLVPWYQAGKITEGHGIMLDTSYIGNVAYQGKALISKNLIYNNGGAAIQIFRGENPVDIVNNTTYHNSRIIPDGEIFLNGAKNVRVYNNIMYASTGGSTASINSSSNVSFNNNLAYNGAFVAPGSGNILNKDPLFVDAANGDFRLQLGSPAIDTGSNAFNSITKTIPQDGDGNGIVGTDIGAYEAPRSTIPTPEIEVLNGTVDIADESTNAIDFGDTTVGNTLTKTFTIKNTGVATLNLSNLNLPNGFSLVGTLPASVAVNASTTISVALNSTTPGTYSGNFSLNNNDSNESPFDFAISGTIKPAPAPEIQVFNGIFKIADGDTSAINFGYTTAGNTLTKTFTIKNIGTAALNLSNLKLPDGFSLVGTLAPSVAVNASTTISVALNTIKVGSYGGSLSLNNNDSDESPFDFAIKGTVGPAAAIKGTSGNDQLSGGDPDDQIWGENGNDRLYGNGGNDLLYGDNGNDTLFGGLGDDQLYGRAGNDWLYGGKGNDVLTGGYDNDTFVLASGEGTDSITDFELGKDKIALSGGLQFGQLLIQKQGSQAFIVDSSDNQVLAKLDGVSATTLLAQASTTFITVS